Below is a genomic region from Methanobacterium sp..
AACTGCAGCTGCCAGAAAATCCATTAAAACCGCTGCTGCGGCACTATTACTTGCTAAAAATCCGGTGATATCTGTTAATGGGAATACCGCTGCACTTGTAAGCAGTGAAATAGTGGAACTGGCCGATATTTTAGGTGCAAAAATAGAAATTAACCTGTTTTACAGAACAGAAGAAAGAATTAAAACCATTTTAAAGGTGCTAAATGAAGCAGGTGCAGAAGAAGTTTTAGGAACTGAAAGTAAGGAATTAAAACATATAGAAGGCTTAAATCATCCGCGTGGAGATGTAAGTAGTGGAGGAATCTATAAAGCTGATGTGGTCCTGGTTCCTCTTGAAGACGGCGACAGGACAGAAGCACTGATTAAATCAGGAAAATTGGTTATAGCTGTGGATTTAAATCCTTTATCAAGAACTGCCAGGACAGCTTCCATTACAGTTGTGGACAACATAACAAGATCAATATCATGCCTTATAGAAAATGTTCTTAAACTTAAAGATAGAGATAGAGAAGAACTGAAAAGAATAGTTGACAATTTTAACAACGTTAATAACCT
It encodes:
- a CDS encoding 4-phosphopantoate--beta-alanine ligase; the encoded protein is MIPKDHPRYHSLLSREKIVDAYKSGILADAGMIAHGRGETFDYLIGEKTTAAARKSIKTAAAALLLAKNPVISVNGNTAALVSSEIVELADILGAKIEINLFYRTEERIKTILKVLNEAGAEEVLGTESKELKHIEGLNHPRGDVSSGGIYKADVVLVPLEDGDRTEALIKSGKLVIAVDLNPLSRTARTASITVVDNITRSISCLIENVLKLKDRDREELKRIVDNFNNVNNLKDSLKVMLNSINEFEKE